The Palaemon carinicauda isolate YSFRI2023 chromosome 43, ASM3689809v2, whole genome shotgun sequence genome window below encodes:
- the LOC137633465 gene encoding uncharacterized protein codes for MFQRTLILAAISVAFASVNPPWLPILPCEKITSELQRALRPVDPHTFPIISDFNYIRDNERYSLDIFNLTFEGFSNVSCSYFNLDEPHLATLILAGPNLEFNTSRADVHLNTLYSPNQQNSELTLQAHVYTLELRFRRDYYSPYPFNLCITRDSLQVAFHAEGITASAWELNNHPEAVVDAINFHLPRFASDLATTLNNILCKSIDFSSSTAIPTTTPGNRTPASMPSPSITSTPRGERRRRGAVRYREEGGGVGGGGGEGDSFRCIAPGHDLRCEEVPRQPDTFSCYDRLGDHFNCTTFLERVALSCQEDGLIVISFICTIIPPRGKRENYHTLDTNIQI; via the exons ATGTTCCAGAGAACATTGATCCTGGCGGCAATTTCAGTTGCCTTTGCATCAGTGAATCCGCCCTGGCTTCCAA tTTTACCATGTGAGAAAATTACTTCTGAGCTACAAAGGGCGCTTCGTCCCGTGGATCCACACACATTCCCCATCATCTCCGATTTCAATTATATTCGTGACAACGAAAG atacAGCTTAGACATCTTCAACTTGACATTTGAAGGCTTTTCCAATGTTTCCTGCAGCTACTTCAATCTTGATGAGCCTCACTTG GCAACACTGATCCTCGCAGGACCCAATTTGGAATTCAATACCAGTCGTGCCGATGTACACCTTAATACACTATACTCTCCTAATCAACAAAATTCCGAATTGAC TTTGCAGGCGCACGTCTATACTCTGGAGTTGAGGTTCAGACGCGACTATTACTCGCCGTATCCCTTCAATCTCTGCATCACCAGAGACTCTCTCCAAGTGGCCTTCCATGCTGAAGGAATCACA GCCAGTGCTTGGGAGCTAAATAACCACCCAGAAGCAGTGGTGGATGCTATAAATTTTCACCTTCCTCGCTTTGCCAGTGACCTTGCCACAACACTCAACAATATACTTTGCAAATCCATTGATTTCTCATCATCGACTGCGATTCCCACCACTACACCTGGAAACAGAACACCAGCTTCAATGCCAAGCCCCTCTATTACTTCAACGCCaaggggggagaggaggaggaggggggcagTTCGATATAGAGAGGAAGgaggaggggtagggggaggaggaggggaaggagattCTTTTAGATGTATTGCTCCCGGACACGATTTGCGTTGTGAGGAAGTTCCTAGACAACCAGACACTTTTAGTTGTTATGATAGACTAGGAGACCATTTTAATTGTACCACATTTCTTGAAAGAGTGGCTTTGTCTTGTCAGGAAGATGGTTTGATAGTAATCTCTTTTATATGTACCATAATTCCACCAAGAGGAAAGAGGGAAAATTATCATACCCTTGATACTAACATCCAGATATGA